Proteins encoded within one genomic window of Haematobia irritans isolate KBUSLIRL chromosome 5, ASM5000362v1, whole genome shotgun sequence:
- the LOC142239550 gene encoding larval cuticle protein 4-like, which yields MFKYVVLVALFASAILAENADIVKFDSDVNEHGFKYEYETTNHIHAQADGDEHAIKGYYEWESPEGEHIKVNYVADHEGYHPQSDILPTPPPIPEAIAKAIQYIQAHGGHE from the exons ATGTTCAAATAC GTCGTACTTGTAGCCTTGTTCGCCAGTGCCATCCTGGCTGAAAATGCCGATATTGTGAAATTTGATTCGGATGTAAATGAGCATGGTTTTAAATATGAATATGAGACCACAAATCATATTCATGCTCAAGCTGATGGTGATGAACATGCCATTAAGGGATATTACGAATGGGAATCCCCCGAAGGTGAACACATCAAGGTTAACTATGTAGCCGACCATGAAGGTTATCATCCACAAAGTGATATCTTGCCCACTCCTCCACCAATTCCAGAGGCTATTGCTAAAGCTATACAATATATTCAAGctcatggtggtcacgaataa